The Longimicrobium sp. genome contains a region encoding:
- a CDS encoding response regulator transcription factor: MRMPAHILVVDDEPDISALVAYHLARESYRVRTAASGPEALHASEVERPDLVVLDLMLPGMSGLAVLEELRRRPETQEIPVILLTARKEEQDRIAGLRLGADDYVSKPFSPQELILRVAAVLRRVQQAPPATTGGKVVRVGPFAIDEGAAQAQVDGRELDLTPTEYRLLLILMERRGRVQSRRQLLEAVWEVTANIATRTVDMHVQRLRSKLGDQADWIETVRGFGYRFRTDPPQ; the protein is encoded by the coding sequence ATGCGAATGCCCGCACACATCCTGGTGGTAGACGACGAGCCAGACATCTCGGCGCTCGTGGCGTATCACCTTGCGCGCGAGTCGTACCGCGTGCGCACGGCGGCCAGCGGGCCCGAGGCGCTTCACGCGTCCGAGGTGGAGCGGCCGGACCTGGTGGTGCTGGACCTGATGCTTCCGGGGATGTCGGGGCTGGCGGTGCTGGAGGAGCTGCGCCGCCGTCCCGAGACGCAGGAGATTCCCGTGATCCTGCTCACCGCCCGCAAGGAGGAGCAGGACCGCATCGCGGGGTTGCGGCTGGGCGCCGACGACTACGTGTCGAAGCCCTTTTCGCCGCAGGAGCTGATCCTGCGCGTGGCGGCGGTGCTGCGGCGGGTGCAGCAGGCGCCCCCCGCGACGACGGGGGGCAAGGTGGTGCGCGTGGGTCCGTTCGCGATCGACGAGGGCGCGGCGCAGGCGCAGGTGGATGGGCGCGAGCTGGACCTGACACCTACCGAGTACCGCCTGCTGCTGATCCTGATGGAGCGCCGGGGCCGCGTGCAGAGCCGCCGGCAGCTGCTGGAGGCGGTGTGGGAGGTCACCGCGAACATTGCCACGCGCACGGTAGACATGCACGTGCAGCGGCTGCGCAGCAAGCTGGGCGACCAGGCCGACTGGATCGAAACGGTGCGCGGCTTCGGCTACCGGTTCCGCACCGATCCGCCGCAGTAG